The Brachypodium distachyon strain Bd21 chromosome 4, Brachypodium_distachyon_v3.0, whole genome shotgun sequence nucleotide sequence AGCTACTCAGGACGCCGtacttctttgtttttttgttttttggaagGGGATCCGTACTTCTTTGGTAAACCAGCTGCACACCAATGGGCCATGGAAAGGAATACTGAGAGCCCAGCAAGCTCGGGGACTAGCCAGGCGGGCCATGCAACATAGACAACTTGTATGCAATCTGAATAATGTAAGAAAACTATTAGCATTTAGCAACAATCCAGTTCTATATACtgttcaaaaacaaaatccaatTCCATAGTTTTGCTGActtcaaaagaaacatactccctccgtccaacaaaagatgtctcaactttgactaaatctcaaatttagtcaaagttgagacatcttttgttagacggagggagtacacgtAAACAATTGGTATATGAAGTCATGGAGATTTTAATCTAGCGATGGGAAGTAATTGCCTGACTTATGAGGTTTTAACAAGTGATCTGAAAATTACAGCCAAGAGCCAAGTGAAGCTACAGAATACTTTGAAATCTTACACAAGTGAACTCTGAAACTAGTCGTACTGCAGGACTGCATGGTCACAGATCAAGAAACTGGTGAACAGTAGTACAAAAGTTTAAGATCTTCAACTTCCGCATGTACTTTTTTCTTGGGACTGATTTGAACCAATGAATAAAAAACAAGCATTTGTCCCTTTTTTAGCATTCAGCATCTTCAAGTCCCCCGATGATAAAAAAGAAACAGCAATAGATGCGAAAGACGAAAACCAACAATGATTACCGGAGCCAGTCTGTACGGCCATGATCTGTGACCGTGGCTCGCCTGACAGAATTTGAGATGTCGTTATGGTCCATGAAGCAGTACGTAGCCGGTGGAGAACTTGCCGACCATTCAACAGAGAAGGTCGATCAAAGATGTGTTACGATGGATGGGTGCTAAAAGGACCGGAAGAAAAGAGAGCAAAGAACGATCCATTAGTGATGGCTAGGTgggcttttgtttttttcgttGGACCATTCCATTAGTGCACGGCTCGTTTCCTTCAGACCTAGACACACCCAAGCCCAAACAATGGCCTGGGCCAATAGTTTTACACTagtccttttcgaaaaaaaatagttttacaCTAGTGCTTGTATGTGCGTCACCGTCAGATGAAATCATGGGCTGCTCCTCCACCTGAGATCTTATTGGGCTATTTAATTGGTTTTCCCTTTGTAATATATTGGGCTAATTACTTACACGGAAGACAAAGGACATGAGCATTTGACAGGAAGATTGACCAGCAGGCTCGGATGTAGACGGATCGGATATTTTCCGTTCTGAATCGTGCATCCACACCTGGTTTTCAGGATACAGTATGCAACTTTAGGAATTCACCGAATGCGGATACGAATATTAGTCTCAAGATTATTCTTTGTATTCAGACCTATCAAATTGCTTATGCGAGTGTTTCTGAATTTGAAGGGAATAATACTCTACAAACCATTTGAGTACTCTCCTGCCAAACAAAGCCTAAATGGTCGAGGCAAGACCGTGCGTTAATTTATAGGCACATGTTTTTTCCCTCTTGGTTTAGCAAACTGGCTTATGCAACGGCGACCTATATGACGAAAACCTCCATTCAGCCAAAGCTTGAAAACTTTGGGGTGAGCCACACCCTAACCCCAATCTAACGCTCCTGCCCCCGCGTCGCTCCTGCGGGTGACACGGGCGGCGCCTCCATTGCCGCTGCTCCCAGTCCTCCCCCCAGCGTATCCTCCCTCACCGCTGCCGGTGGTTGCCGCCGGGCAAAGCCCGTGCGGcagacggtggcggcggggcttTCGTTCCGTGGTGCTCTTTTTCGTGGCGACGGGTCCTGCGCCGGGATCTTCGGCAACAGCAGCGCCGGTTCCTTGGCCGGCGAGGCTAGATCCGGTCGTGGCATGGCCGGATCCGTGGATGGCGTGACCGGATCCAGCTTGGGGGCGGCGAACCGTGAAGATGGCGGTGGTTCTGCTgcgcgggacggcggcgggcgtggccTGGTTTGGATCGGGCGGGTTGCGGCCGTGACTGCCCTATTTCCTAGCTGCTGGGGCACGCGCTGCTGGTGCGCGGCGGCATGTGTGGCCGCCGGGTCGTGGCGGATGCCGGATCCGTGGCTCGCGTGGCCGGATCCGGTGATGGAGGCGCCAGATCCGGGGTTGGTGGTGCCAGATCCGGTGAGATCCGAGGGGttggcgagcggcggcgtcctcggGGCGGCGGGCCCGTTCCGGGCCTGGCGGGCCACGGCCATGCCGACTCCTGGGGTTGGTATGgctagatccggtgcgtgGGGCGGTTGTGGCGCCCTGGCCGGTGCCCGTGGTGGTTTTGGCGCGTGGCATTCGGCGAGCTTCGCCGGCGCTCGTATTGGAACGGTGGCCCCTGGTTAGGACCTCTGCCCGCTCCTGTCCGCGGTGGGTGTGGCGGCTTCGGGTGAAAGCTCTGCATCAACGGTGTCGGtgtcggcgacgacgacgtccatggacgtcgttttccttcttgaaggcgtcgtTGTGCAGCTCCGTCACAACCCACCCTTTGCAAGCAAGGTGCCTCCGAGCGAAAGCTCTGACTCGAGGATCGGGTCGGGTAACGGCGACGTCCTCGGACGCCGTatcctccttggaggcgttgcctTTGGAGCCCTCGTTTGGCGGCGGAGTTTGCTCGCTGCGATGGGCTTGGTTTTGTCTTGGCCAGGGAGGGCGACTTCGTGCTACACGGGCTTGCCATGCGCGAGTCCCTCCCGTCGGGGCAACCTCTTCTATCTCCGGTCGTTGAAGAAGCCCTGCTATGCCTACCTTCTTCTGGCGCAAGGAACCGTTCCCTGTTCGGCGTCGTTGGAGCGGAGGAGGTCTTCGTCCTTGCGGTAGCGGCTTGTTTATTCAATCCCTGTGTATGCTCTTTGTCAGGGTTTTTCGCACGGCTTTCCTTGAATAAGCCGTGCATTTGTATCGGTTTTCAGGTTCGGTTTTTCTCATAAACATGGCCGATTCtattcttctaatcgaatcgCGGGGATCGACCGTTGCATCCTAAaagaaaacttgaaaactttcCAATCCTAACCATTATATCTCGAATAAACGATTCAGATGAAACGTGCAACCCATGATCAATTAAAAACATGTTATGAAACtcacacatttttttcttcataaatTTTGTTTATGCGATTAGAGGCTCCATCTTTTTATGTCATCCGTTTATTATATAAGATCCAATGACGATCGTTGGTAGTTTTCAAGTTTACACTCAACAGACGTTCTCATGTACAGCAAATCATTCTGGTTACATTGTAGTCCGTACTAGTATTGTATTAGTTCGGCCTGCAGAAAGCAAGTCAACCACCCACTGGACTAATTGCTAGGAGACAGATATCTAGACCAGATTGACGATCAAGGCACATACAATGTCTAAAA carries:
- the LOC104585099 gene encoding forkhead box protein D1-like yields the protein MAVARQARNGPAAPRTPPLANPSDLTGSGTTNPGSGASITGSGHASHGSGIRHDPAATHAAAHQQRVPQQLGNRAVTAATRPIQTRPRPPPSRAAEPPPSSRFAAPKLDPVTPSTDPAMPRPDLASPAKEPALLLPKIPAQDPSPRKRAPRNESPAATVCRTGFARRQPPAAVREDTLGGGLGAAAMEAPPVSPAGATRGQER